The Synergistaceae bacterium genome has a window encoding:
- the ftsA gene encoding cell division protein FtsA produces the protein MFSEPDTLVGLGVGTTKITVIVAQRDLRSHETVQIIGIGAAPSMGIRKGLIVNLEQAIRSVKSAIRDAENMVGFKLNQAMVSFNAIDVQSVMSNGMVALGRTARPVQVEDVERVIDAAQSALNTPPNRVALHTIPVRYSIDGNFGIDDPLGMTGMRLEIELQTVTVPMPYVHNVVNCVEATGIEVDGLVIKPIASALGALVEEEMRVGAISICVGGGTTGLTFYREGRPVKVGIIPIGGDHITNDLANVLRLPLNKAEDLKKRLFLVDGDEPIALMSKGQQQRTIDPNMALEVISCRLEELFVENVAPLIPEQDPKLFPAGIILSGGVAKTPGIEVLLSDIFKMPVRIADPLDSYQMPPGRNDTSYISATGTIRYILNKERNPYRFIDAPVSEWRSGGVRRRPVQKPDRSDESRSPKQGVKNMMDRIKETLKELF, from the coding sequence TTGTTCAGTGAGCCGGATACCTTAGTTGGGCTTGGCGTCGGTACTACCAAGATCACTGTGATCGTGGCGCAAAGGGATCTCCGTTCGCACGAGACAGTTCAGATTATCGGCATTGGAGCCGCCCCCTCGATGGGTATCCGCAAGGGTTTGATCGTCAATCTGGAGCAGGCTATACGTTCCGTCAAAAGCGCGATCAGGGACGCGGAGAATATGGTCGGCTTCAAGTTGAATCAAGCGATGGTTTCTTTCAACGCGATCGATGTTCAAAGCGTCATGTCCAACGGGATGGTGGCGTTGGGACGCACAGCTCGCCCTGTTCAAGTAGAGGACGTGGAGCGGGTGATAGATGCCGCACAGAGCGCTCTCAATACCCCGCCGAACAGAGTGGCGCTTCATACGATTCCCGTTCGGTACTCCATTGATGGAAATTTTGGTATCGACGATCCTCTGGGCATGACAGGAATGCGCCTCGAAATAGAGCTGCAAACAGTTACGGTTCCGATGCCTTATGTGCATAACGTGGTCAATTGTGTGGAGGCCACTGGAATAGAAGTGGATGGATTAGTCATCAAACCTATCGCCTCGGCGTTGGGCGCGTTGGTGGAGGAAGAGATGCGCGTGGGCGCTATATCAATCTGCGTAGGAGGCGGAACCACCGGACTTACCTTTTACAGGGAGGGGCGGCCAGTAAAAGTGGGGATCATTCCCATCGGAGGAGATCATATCACCAACGATTTGGCGAATGTTTTACGCCTCCCTTTAAATAAGGCGGAAGATTTGAAAAAACGTCTTTTTCTCGTGGATGGCGATGAGCCCATCGCGTTGATGTCCAAGGGGCAACAACAAAGAACGATTGATCCCAACATGGCGCTAGAAGTGATCAGTTGTCGGCTGGAAGAGCTTTTTGTTGAAAATGTGGCGCCTTTGATTCCCGAACAGGATCCCAAGCTATTTCCTGCGGGTATTATTCTTTCGGGGGGAGTCGCTAAAACGCCGGGTATCGAGGTGCTCCTTTCGGATATTTTCAAGATGCCGGTTCGGATCGCGGATCCGCTGGATTCTTATCAGATGCCTCCAGGGCGCAATGACACCAGTTACATCAGCGCGACGGGAACAATTCGCTACATCTTGAACAAAGAGCGGAACCCTTATCGCTTCATCGACGCTCCCGTTTCGGAATGGCGTTCAGGGGGAGTCCGCCGGCGTCCGGTCCAAAAACCCGACCGGAGTGACGAGTCGCGATCTCCCAAGCAAGGCGTAAAAAATATGATGGATAGAATCAAAGAAACGTTGAAAGAACTTTTTTAG
- the ftsZ gene encoding cell division protein FtsZ yields MDQDQVFHIPEVLKQREHILVIGVGGGGGNALNHIIESGVEGVEFVAANTDSRALAMNKAPHKIILGEKLTKGLGAGADPQVGMDAAKESIDHIREYINGADMVFVTAGMGGGTGTGAAPIIAEVAKDMGVLVVAVVTTPFSFERKKRATVAQEGIAKLREKVDALLVVENDKLLSQADDKTKSIDAFKMANEVLRQSVQGVTDLILKPGNINVDFADVRTIMRNSGAAIMGIGVGDGEDKAEKAAKAAIKSPLMSLPLKGAKGILFNIESAPDVALFDITKAANIINETAHEDAQVIWGHTLNEDLEDVIRITVIATGFSENVERSPLPQPSQPSQPNPIIKEPVKGLRLGKTRGNFFSFDETDLPSMGDEDMFMGTFKTPYDEPAIIRKKQK; encoded by the coding sequence ATGGATCAAGATCAGGTTTTTCACATCCCTGAGGTACTCAAGCAAAGAGAGCATATTCTGGTGATCGGAGTAGGTGGCGGCGGAGGCAACGCTCTCAACCATATTATTGAAAGCGGGGTGGAGGGTGTCGAGTTCGTGGCGGCAAATACGGATTCGAGAGCCCTTGCTATGAACAAAGCCCCTCATAAAATCATCTTGGGGGAAAAACTTACCAAAGGCCTTGGGGCTGGCGCCGACCCCCAAGTGGGTATGGATGCCGCAAAAGAATCCATAGACCACATACGGGAATATATTAACGGCGCCGATATGGTTTTTGTGACCGCGGGTATGGGAGGCGGAACGGGAACGGGTGCCGCGCCCATTATTGCGGAGGTCGCCAAAGATATGGGCGTATTGGTCGTGGCGGTCGTGACAACGCCATTTAGTTTTGAGAGAAAAAAGCGCGCCACAGTGGCGCAAGAGGGCATTGCCAAGCTCAGGGAGAAGGTCGACGCTCTTTTGGTGGTGGAGAACGACAAACTTTTGAGCCAGGCGGACGATAAGACAAAAAGCATTGATGCTTTCAAGATGGCGAACGAAGTTTTGCGCCAATCCGTTCAAGGGGTGACGGACCTTATTTTAAAGCCCGGCAATATCAACGTGGATTTCGCCGACGTGAGAACGATTATGAGAAACTCAGGAGCGGCGATTATGGGCATTGGAGTCGGCGATGGAGAAGATAAAGCCGAGAAGGCGGCAAAAGCCGCGATCAAGTCTCCTCTTATGTCCTTGCCCTTGAAAGGAGCCAAGGGTATTCTCTTCAATATCGAGTCGGCGCCGGACGTGGCGCTGTTCGACATCACCAAAGCGGCAAACATCATCAATGAGACGGCTCACGAAGACGCCCAGGTCATTTGGGGACATACTCTCAACGAAGATCTGGAAGATGTGATACGCATCACCGTTATTGCCACGGGTTTTTCTGAAAACGTCGAGCGTTCGCCTTTGCCCCAACCTTCCCAACCTTCCCAACCCAATCCCATCATCAAGGAACCTGTGAAGGGTCTTCGGTTGGGAAAAACGAGAGGAAACTTCTTTTCGTTCGACGAAACGGACCTGCCGTCCATGGGAGACGAAGATATGTTTATGGGAACATTCAAAACGCCTTATGACGAACCTGCCATCATCAGAAAAAAACAAAAATAG
- a CDS encoding SPOR domain-containing protein, which yields MPLRETRRFKTRGPAISFGDIMLPLVGVVAVGLLVVAGKLFFFSTSEELKASLPIMTPLTLQLDPVPQPQEKENETFIDEKSVIDEKFVDERLVEEPTVESPLIVTSVPALPSLDMQGRQTDPFGGVLSIMAVPSNNDAATPKSNVVVVIPPSPRPTPVVAPTLRPTPTPTPPKPKSANSTWMVQVGAFSTQAAADAFSRQVTKAGYKATVVSSKTLYRVLVQGENSRKETLALATQMSQNGFRGAFIVPPRQ from the coding sequence TTGCCGTTGAGAGAAACGAGGCGTTTCAAAACTAGGGGACCCGCCATATCGTTCGGAGACATTATGCTCCCCTTGGTGGGAGTAGTTGCCGTAGGGCTCTTGGTGGTCGCAGGAAAACTTTTTTTCTTCTCCACGTCTGAAGAGTTAAAAGCGTCCTTGCCTATAATGACGCCCTTAACTCTTCAGCTCGACCCTGTTCCGCAACCGCAGGAGAAGGAAAACGAAACTTTCATAGATGAAAAATCTGTAATAGATGAAAAATTTGTAGATGAAAGGCTTGTAGAGGAGCCTACGGTTGAAAGTCCGCTTATTGTAACGTCTGTGCCCGCTTTGCCGTCGTTGGATATGCAAGGTCGCCAAACGGACCCCTTTGGCGGCGTACTGAGTATCATGGCCGTTCCGTCTAACAATGACGCTGCAACCCCAAAAAGCAATGTCGTCGTGGTCATCCCTCCATCACCCCGGCCGACACCCGTGGTTGCTCCGACTTTGCGGCCTACTCCTACTCCGACGCCTCCCAAGCCCAAATCGGCAAATTCCACCTGGATGGTGCAGGTGGGCGCGTTCTCCACCCAAGCCGCGGCGGATGCCTTTTCGCGACAGGTTACCAAAGCGGGTTATAAGGCAACGGTTGTTTCGAGTAAAACACTGTATCGGGTTTTAGTTCAAGGTGAGAATAGCCGAAAAGAGACTTTAGCTTTGGCGACTCAGATGAGCCAGAATGGTTTTCGAGGGGCTTTTATCGTTCCTCCGAGACAGTAA
- the moaA gene encoding GTP 3',8-cyclase MoaA, translating into MPEYMSKKHENRELRDSFGRRLNYVRISVTDRCNFRCRYCMPEDGIEWVPHEAILSYEDILFLVKTLRGLGVKKVRFTGGEPLTRRGMLSFLKKICESFPELEIALTTNGSTLTRDAPFLARMGLSGINVSLDTLDPEKFAFMTRGGELQSVLNGIDALIFALSAGTAQVKMNAVPIRGFNDDSIADLTQFAFKRGITLRFIEFMPINPAIWSQEGFMPFSEILSRLPIVSSASEWQEKNEWQEKNAWQEKNEENGALPSPALLGPARYYVNIATGQQVGVISAVSRHFCALCNRLRFTATGEIQSCLFYGERISIFDALKARDEENLRDLILHAAALKPQVGLTSYRGRIDMHKIGG; encoded by the coding sequence ATGCCGGAGTACATGAGCAAGAAACATGAGAATAGGGAACTCAGGGATTCTTTTGGCCGGAGGTTGAATTACGTCCGTATTTCCGTAACGGATCGCTGCAACTTTCGCTGCCGGTATTGTATGCCGGAAGACGGAATTGAATGGGTTCCTCACGAAGCAATTCTCTCCTACGAGGATATACTTTTTCTTGTGAAAACACTACGAGGTTTGGGAGTGAAGAAGGTTCGTTTTACAGGCGGAGAACCTCTGACGCGCAGAGGAATGCTCTCTTTTCTGAAAAAAATCTGTGAATCCTTTCCAGAACTCGAAATTGCTTTGACGACCAATGGGTCGACATTGACGCGAGACGCGCCCTTTCTGGCTCGTATGGGCTTATCCGGCATCAACGTGAGCCTCGACACCCTAGACCCGGAAAAGTTCGCTTTCATGACACGAGGCGGTGAACTGCAGTCGGTCTTGAATGGCATCGACGCCCTGATTTTCGCGCTGTCCGCAGGAACAGCCCAGGTGAAAATGAACGCGGTTCCGATTCGCGGCTTCAACGACGATTCCATTGCGGATCTGACTCAATTCGCGTTCAAAAGGGGAATCACATTGCGTTTTATCGAATTTATGCCCATAAACCCCGCTATTTGGAGTCAGGAGGGATTCATGCCGTTTTCCGAAATTTTGTCCCGGCTGCCCATTGTGTCAAGCGCTTCTGAGTGGCAAGAAAAAAACGAGTGGCAAGAAAAAAATGCGTGGCAAGAAAAAAATGAAGAAAACGGCGCGCTTCCCTCACCTGCCCTCTTGGGGCCTGCTCGCTATTACGTCAACATCGCCACAGGACAACAGGTGGGCGTCATCTCTGCGGTGTCTCGACATTTTTGCGCGCTCTGCAACCGCCTGCGCTTCACCGCCACTGGAGAAATTCAATCCTGCCTTTTTTATGGTGAGAGAATTTCAATTTTCGACGCACTCAAGGCCCGCGACGAAGAAAATCTCCGCGATCTGATTCTCCATGCCGCGGCCTTGAAACCTCAGGTGGGCTTGACCTCATATCGAGGACGAATCGACATGCACAAAATAGGAGGTTGA
- the moaCB gene encoding bifunctional molybdenum cofactor biosynthesis protein MoaC/MoaB produces the protein MKEFLTEGGLSSHLREGHPVMVDVSDKRSTLREAVAEGFVNLTEAITRAVETCSAAKGDVLKIAELAGIMATKRVPELIPLCHSIRLNDVRVECQLDAQSKRVRIQAFVKASDVTGVEMEALTGVSVAALTIYDMCKGIDKGMSIEGVRLLRKSGGKSGGYVADVADLQQESGEKGSVAQRGSHAQCGSHGVSVEKRSFLAGLLTISDKGYRGEREDTAGPVLCDLLESMGAEVLHRVIVPDECSDITRVLETWSKSVQLILTTGGTGLSPRDVTPDVLEKIADRVVPGFGEMMRAESRKYTLNAPLSRGLAVIRGRCLIIALPGSRRGAEQCFEAIRPALRHAIGTLNSWDEDSECGNN, from the coding sequence ATGAAGGAATTTTTGACCGAGGGTGGACTTTCGTCCCATTTGCGAGAAGGACACCCCGTAATGGTGGATGTTTCCGACAAACGATCCACGTTGCGTGAGGCTGTGGCCGAAGGTTTTGTGAATTTGACTGAGGCAATAACGCGTGCTGTCGAGACTTGCTCAGCGGCAAAAGGTGACGTCTTGAAAATCGCCGAGTTGGCGGGAATTATGGCGACCAAACGGGTGCCGGAACTCATTCCCCTTTGTCACTCCATACGACTGAACGACGTTCGTGTCGAGTGTCAGTTGGACGCCCAGAGCAAAAGGGTGAGGATACAGGCTTTCGTCAAAGCATCCGATGTAACGGGCGTGGAAATGGAGGCTTTGACGGGGGTGAGCGTTGCCGCTTTGACGATTTACGACATGTGTAAAGGCATCGACAAGGGAATGTCCATCGAGGGAGTGCGCCTGTTGCGCAAAAGCGGAGGAAAGAGTGGCGGCTATGTCGCGGACGTTGCGGACCTCCAGCAGGAGAGTGGCGAGAAGGGATCCGTCGCGCAGCGCGGTTCACACGCGCAGTGTGGTTCACATGGAGTGTCAGTCGAGAAGCGTTCTTTTCTGGCGGGTCTTTTGACCATCAGTGACAAAGGCTACCGAGGGGAGCGAGAGGATACAGCGGGGCCCGTTTTGTGTGATCTTTTGGAATCGATGGGAGCGGAGGTCCTGCATCGAGTCATAGTGCCTGATGAATGTTCCGATATAACCAGGGTTCTCGAAACGTGGTCGAAAAGTGTGCAGTTGATCTTAACGACCGGAGGCACGGGGTTATCTCCGCGCGACGTGACGCCGGATGTCTTGGAGAAAATTGCTGATCGAGTCGTTCCTGGATTTGGGGAAATGATGCGCGCGGAATCTCGGAAATACACGCTCAATGCTCCATTGTCACGGGGGCTCGCTGTGATTCGAGGGCGATGTTTGATCATTGCCTTGCCAGGCAGCAGGCGAGGGGCGGAACAATGTTTCGAGGCGATCCGGCCCGCCTTGCGTCATGCGATAGGAACCCTCAATAGTTGGGACGAAGACTCCGAGTGCGGGAATAATTAA
- a CDS encoding bifunctional folylpolyglutamate synthase/dihydrofolate synthase, which translates to MISFDDVEKRMTQYASSGIRPGLDRIQRLLEVLKNPQGAYPAVHVVGTNGKGSTCAFLASVFRAAGYKTALYTSPHLESPGERLLINGEPLSPEQWMCSAERATDAITRDPFLREDPPSYFELVTATAFLLAEEEKADIAIVEAGLGGRLDATNLLPNVACTAVASISMDHTEFLGNTLEAIAGEKFAVVKPGVPACYLGDTESLIPLFEQFCFAAGAKPFVVYRDARLNKVTIAETGCIFDFFAPDLELEQVRTGLLGRYQTANGALALSVLSRLRGRFDRLTDSAIRSGMLNARWPGRLEVVSRNPSIVLDGGHNLDGVEKLAASLTEIWGYKKMGIVYAVMKDKDYLSCLEILSELGVALYATCVPGMERSLPAGNVAKAAESMVWRNRVVGFENPLDAIAAASKENDVVIVCGSLYLVGWTRSRLGIQVS; encoded by the coding sequence TTGATTTCTTTCGATGATGTAGAAAAACGCATGACCCAGTACGCGTCCTCCGGGATACGTCCGGGGTTGGACAGAATTCAACGGCTTCTCGAAGTGCTGAAAAACCCCCAAGGCGCGTATCCTGCCGTTCATGTGGTCGGCACCAACGGCAAAGGATCGACCTGCGCGTTTCTCGCCTCCGTTTTTCGGGCAGCCGGTTATAAGACCGCGCTTTACACCAGCCCTCACCTGGAAAGCCCCGGAGAGCGCCTTCTGATCAATGGGGAGCCTCTGAGTCCAGAGCAGTGGATGTGCAGCGCGGAGAGGGCAACGGATGCCATAACGCGGGATCCTTTCTTGCGGGAGGATCCCCCTTCTTATTTCGAGCTGGTGACGGCGACGGCTTTCCTGTTGGCTGAGGAAGAAAAGGCTGATATCGCGATTGTCGAGGCAGGTTTGGGTGGCCGGCTCGACGCGACGAACTTATTGCCGAACGTGGCCTGTACTGCGGTGGCATCGATCTCTATGGATCACACCGAGTTTTTGGGCAACACTCTAGAGGCCATTGCGGGAGAGAAATTTGCGGTTGTGAAGCCGGGTGTTCCCGCCTGTTACCTGGGAGACACGGAATCTCTCATCCCTTTGTTCGAGCAATTTTGCTTTGCCGCGGGCGCAAAACCTTTTGTGGTATATCGAGACGCGCGGCTCAACAAAGTAACCATTGCGGAAACGGGTTGCATCTTCGATTTTTTCGCGCCTGATCTAGAATTGGAACAAGTCCGTACAGGGTTGCTGGGTCGTTACCAAACCGCTAACGGAGCCCTGGCTCTTTCGGTTCTTTCGCGTTTGCGGGGGCGTTTCGACCGCTTGACGGACTCCGCGATACGTTCCGGAATGCTGAATGCCCGTTGGCCGGGGCGACTTGAGGTCGTTTCCCGGAATCCCTCAATCGTTCTGGATGGTGGGCACAATCTGGATGGGGTGGAAAAACTAGCTGCCAGTCTTACCGAGATCTGGGGATACAAAAAAATGGGTATCGTTTATGCCGTCATGAAGGATAAAGATTACCTTTCATGTCTCGAAATTTTGAGCGAATTGGGGGTCGCGCTTTATGCCACCTGCGTTCCAGGTATGGAGCGCAGCCTGCCGGCGGGTAACGTGGCGAAGGCCGCGGAGAGCATGGTTTGGCGCAACCGCGTCGTGGGATTTGAGAATCCTCTGGACGCAATAGCCGCAGCTTCTAAAGAAAACGATGTGGTTATCGTCTGTGGAAGTCTTTATCTGGTTGGCTGGACGCGTTCCAGGCTCGGTATACAAGTTTCTTGA
- a CDS encoding laccase domain-containing protein: MKCKIPMVASLSAFAPENFTMAEAQGQTWLRLGLGGLDIRFFFKGALLDKGLGDAMSSREVLTPLLGEPLSMVAPRQVHGVTVLDAVIENTRRASAPPVEGDGILLDTREALRTGKGLEASLRFADCAPIVILPSREGEETRDCDEWALLLHSGYKGTVQNIVKVGLEKARDRYGMEAARSAQAWVGPCVGGENYPRDRDEWTLRGLQSFHKENVKSGGERGEKFFFDIAGELKCQLKDAGIQESRIFCAGIDTCDCPEFCYSYRRGERERRMFLWARISE; the protein is encoded by the coding sequence TTGAAGTGTAAAATACCTATGGTGGCTTCACTCAGTGCTTTCGCGCCAGAAAATTTCACGATGGCGGAAGCCCAAGGACAGACGTGGCTGCGTTTGGGCTTGGGTGGTTTGGATATCCGTTTTTTCTTCAAAGGCGCATTGCTCGATAAAGGCTTGGGAGACGCGATGAGCTCACGGGAGGTTTTGACGCCTTTGCTGGGTGAGCCCTTGTCGATGGTGGCGCCCCGACAGGTTCATGGAGTAACGGTCCTGGACGCGGTTATCGAAAACACACGAAGGGCATCGGCACCCCCAGTCGAGGGAGATGGGATTTTGCTGGACACGCGTGAGGCGCTGCGAACGGGCAAGGGGTTGGAAGCCTCTTTGCGTTTCGCGGACTGCGCTCCCATCGTCATCTTACCTTCGCGTGAAGGAGAAGAAACGAGAGATTGTGACGAATGGGCCCTTTTGTTGCATTCGGGCTACAAGGGAACGGTTCAGAACATCGTGAAGGTAGGCTTGGAGAAAGCGCGCGACCGTTATGGGATGGAGGCCGCGCGTTCGGCTCAAGCGTGGGTTGGCCCTTGTGTCGGAGGCGAGAACTATCCGAGGGACCGGGATGAGTGGACGCTGCGGGGACTTCAGTCCTTTCACAAGGAAAATGTGAAGAGCGGGGGCGAGAGAGGCGAAAAATTTTTTTTCGACATCGCGGGGGAGTTGAAATGCCAGTTAAAAGACGCGGGAATTCAGGAGAGTCGGATTTTCTGTGCAGGAATCGACACTTGCGATTGCCCGGAGTTTTGTTA